The following is a genomic window from Bacillus sp. FJAT-52991.
AATGTGATTAAATTAAGAGAGTAGTTATATAAAAGTAACTACTCCCTTAGTTTATTGTACGTTTTGTATCGAAGGTGTCATTCCTTAGCCGCTCCATCCAGTAACGATGATTACAAGAAAAATAATTATCACTTCTCTGAGTCTAGCTAGTTCTTAGAATAAGGTATATTATTTAAATTCATAAATAATAATAGATTTAGCAATAAACTCTTCGCCTTGTTTTACTCCCGTGATAAGGAGTGGCTGATCTATCTCTAAATCTGCTCTAGTGACGTTTTCGTCTTTATATGTTTTCCCCATATCTTTACTCGTTCGTTTTATATAACTCGTTGTATCTTCTAGTTTCACATCGAATTTTACAATGTTCTTACCTAAACCAGTAGTCGCAACGGAACTTCCATTTTCTAATTCTTGAGTCGTAACAAGATTTATCGTTAAGTCTTTTCCGTTTATATGTAATATATTTCCCTCAATTTCCTCTTCATTACCATCTGTTTTAGGTGGATCATTTTCTTTCGATTTTGGATTTTTTTCAAAGGTTAAAGAACCACCTTCTGAAGCAACTGAATCCCAGATGACAACAACCTCTGCTGTTTGTTGATCAGGCTTTAACCAAAGCCTGACATTAGCATTTTTCTTTATTTGATCAAATTCGCTTTTTTTCATTTCTGTATATGTAATGACTTCCTCTGTTTCTTTCATTTGAGATGTTTGGAAAAATATTTTAGTTTCATCATTTACTGCAACATTATTTCTTTCTAAAAATTCATTACTCTTTTCATTATCAGAAAGAAACCCCTGATAATACTCTATACTTAACGGATCTATTCTAATAAGGGTCCCTTGTCCATCCGGCTCACGAGTTGGAATATGTTCATTCCCTATAAAATGTGTTGTATCGTTCGTTAAACCTAGTAAATTTCCAAACTGAACTTTTGCTACGTAATAAGAAGGGACACTTATAAGTACTACGAAAGTTAAAACAACGCATTGAATGATAAATGTTTTTTGTTTCATCATACGTGATAACAAATAATAGAAGAAAACACCTAATCCTCCTCCTGCTGTATTCAATAAAACATCATCTATATCCGCACTCCCTAATGCTAATACATATTGAAGAGTTTCAAAAAGTACACTTACACTAATCGATGTGATGATGACTAAAACGTACCGATTTCTCATTTTCTCAAAAAGAGTAGGTAGTAATAGCCCTAAAGGAATAAAAACAACGACATTCCCTAAAATATTAGATACTCCCCATAACCAATTATCTGATTGTAATACCGTTTTAAAATCAGCAAAGATTTTAAAAGGAATGAGATTATACGAACGAAATGTACTTAACTCTACAGTAAATAACTGTAGAAAAGAACTATGTTTAAATAATATGATCTTCAGTAGACAAACAAGATACATCACGAAAATGATATACAATAATCCCTTAACTAGTTTCTTTTGCATGTTTCAAACCACACTTTCTATATATATGCTCTTGATACTATTCATTCTATTGATGAAATCTCTAAAGATACTGGAATATTTCATACAAAAAATAAAGGATTTTTAGAGATTTCATTGCTATACTGTTTTTGGGATATATTATATTGAAATATTCTAAATATATAAAGGATGTTATGAAATGCGTATTTTACTTATAGAAGATGATATCGATTTATGCCAAACAATTTATTTACAATTACTGAACCAAGGATATTATGTG
Proteins encoded in this region:
- a CDS encoding VanZ family protein, producing MQKKLVKGLLYIIFVMYLVCLLKIILFKHSSFLQLFTVELSTFRSYNLIPFKIFADFKTVLQSDNWLWGVSNILGNVVVFIPLGLLLPTLFEKMRNRYVLVIITSISVSVLFETLQYVLALGSADIDDVLLNTAGGGLGVFFYYLLSRMMKQKTFIIQCVVLTFVVLISVPSYYVAKVQFGNLLGLTNDTTHFIGNEHIPTREPDGQGTLIRIDPLSIEYYQGFLSDNEKSNEFLERNNVAVNDETKIFFQTSQMKETEEVITYTEMKKSEFDQIKKNANVRLWLKPDQQTAEVVVIWDSVASEGGSLTFEKNPKSKENDPPKTDGNEEEIEGNILHINGKDLTINLVTTQELENGSSVATTGLGKNIVKFDVKLEDTTSYIKRTSKDMGKTYKDENVTRADLEIDQPLLITGVKQGEEFIAKSIIIYEFK